In the Syngnathus scovelli strain Florida chromosome 16, RoL_Ssco_1.2, whole genome shotgun sequence genome, one interval contains:
- the LOC125983788 gene encoding BAH and coiled-coil domain-containing protein 1 isoform X6, with protein sequence MFLLGGGLMGNSSASFMGTFLASSLGSPPSHPSHHSRPPSSPSSPSFRGGPHSSASQIWFSHSHEAAAGYPRFSGSLAHTFLPMSHLDHHANGGVLYGQHRFYDTQKENFYIRGLPSQPPLISTNHSLPPMSRAGSGLTQGPCSRERDPGGGASLLKGLKEGAVERGVGPVKDKERSNSKQEAKERQQQQHQQQQQQQQQQQQQQQQQQQQQQQQQQQQQQQQPQHHSHQSALPAHHHHHHSHSHQQHPHYPHHPLPLEEVNSRALERHKASLPMEYSKDPQIMGKPLSACLHNGKMQNGESANVAGPKTSMSSCGGEGTPLGTIAGGGNGHGRHMSSSGNGRCTKEGISGEMRISEQPSDCLERGQAPLHHSLSYSVAPPLQLGSTGGAHTHPHPHTHPHTHAHPGGFHCLQLHPSHPHHPHPSHHAHHHPEFFCPPAPAPLSNPASHDRGQANAGREPKVTGPTFVPSVADAGEKHGGPFQLGNPDCQIVGSGGGTTKDKNMVKNAGGGHHGSWHRKQQQQQQQQQQQQQQQQQQQQQQQQQQQQQQHTYRKTEKAPDWMQSHHHHLQASQLPPPIQQQPQQQPPQPQKQHQVARSRSVECVNSAVDMDMFRSSLPQGPKTGHTVPHSVNTSPYRDCSHSGPPANSSALGNKNMSQHSASAGSCSLQRDGQKVARIRHQQHGRPGPDAPSPGDLNQGTVQEMKRKIEMSAYGYSGNGGRQHHQQQPPVPQWAMRPPHHMAHNEEDQRKSYMELGSSTMQHSQQQQQRINPPPQPTTAPSVSQQQQQPQQQPDSQGSTRGESSAMKSLLKYSNQQQPQLLSQKTPFGGLGSLKSGPAGGSCALQINKQTLPSRKGPVSDNERPDYSGRHRDIGEAGHGDGEVRQPPVGIAVAVARQREPSCHSSDGHSGSRHGRVQPTVKGPAHTMYPSDPTTEQERKMMSGEQIGLTCLDRDRDAYLRDNKERVEFSRIHPSNSCHGDLTSHLMVPGGTSLQSGQLADPAAHSAHHHWMPRTGSPSLWMTGHSYAGIGHTALHQNLPPGFSAAMPGPLQPVLPLPQDPSAQLVVLPTDAPTHPAPHHLDVMEQQGLWPPVYGARGPASHMQHPTVYSRSQFLRQQELYALQQHQQLQHQHQSHQSQQAHAQHHQPQQQQQQQQQQHKAVHGMDMQHQAPHNPQMQKRGVEPSVDLEELLPKPRTSKPSKPYSYNPPQRNTSPAGACTALLSPCCQSPSMHPHSKSTPSTPCRAPSPAVTAPHSPTMSPAPSQMPKEADPQVKRGEGQPPQNYPESLEPDLPPGYTYSAVTIGYRNGPSPQNIQLAEPADLEAIQSEPSEHAPQTLSSLGEGLDCQAVVRPLSEPLEPKEVDQGDEGGILERVLDQREEVEAAAVTVANYVSRENEAETQGASEEEVLVCPPADSPLCEAASCPVVPLCTDQAERPETVITLEDDEPMGEESQVEPAMSEEHTPGPGTIVELDATTPAAPLEQCVEEVKDCKQKQQGNMLVADKAPLEMACLSPAAASVPSPSQATSAESHKPLVPCYWSLELLIAAAFCTDVPPFPLLPFNSTPAVPSQSNPCQGMELLSEVADLELQQKRHRSGESREEELLMFDLHSLATLATARLLETSPQAGNATCSGRQFPVRKTFNLRRKCSWTPRNEPVCQTKGSMETMDGPELEMRVKLAELQRHYKEKQRELAKLQRKHDHQKEETPRSPARRGPGRPRKKKPILTTSSVSSEGQRKVKPMVTGHSLTPEELGGGGDSQRRKKRLSCRAFEQLGSTQQIKAQGCKKGGPQSVLGTKLAADVAQLKQKSQAKKSLSGMRYRDKEVSPCNSKHGHRSQGNRRESGGHSDTAASVDSCPQESWAGEGHRGSKKETHGSAHHSKTRVRVHRGQRRESLGDSSNPESDSSEQGEEEEEGSNDSDEGQDLRAQPPRDVTSCSSVTGPSPSSIVKLEANQKARNKKQRQELYGSHTLSGAEGEVKVRKKNPGRLSPASAVKTRFEDHNARGVGGPRAPRPKEPRWGSHSNRGNRFRRSMGLPTFPTTNERLKRATRKSTILRGTIKRRNSWAPVPKTEDGSRGRRAKEHQAKGRAVSRLLESFAADEGFQMNSSSFSDEDDDEDNSDSGKKNPEGKPNYKPHHVAILKGCEIINWGVLRFSVAVPNCVLTKELLTDGLKILVSKEDELLYAARIHTMDFPDIFSVTIDGERGNRAKIYSLEQLLREAVLDVRPESEAMLGEGTRVCAYWSERSRCLYPGYVRRGISTDEARPGVMVEFDDGDRGKISVPNIRLLPPGYQIHCEETSPAAYGPSLSQVKKSSSFNNTVNDRFNTVSMVKSNQPLTLPKRRPGRPKGSGKKQKQQLAENANKNSSLFVAWPSLTSTRKRTFHNLFQLNGTPRKALRLREDDSFALTPIQPLASTQSKGLFSSSSFEVDSFSSIANGYSSFCTKSTGSRPDSSVGPKSGIYGQKRRQDELVAPRVKKSSQEFLVKLDHEGVTSPKTKNSKALLLRGGSSSLSGMPKTEGYSHPVLLVKDNKKGDNSRVELLLKGTTPQRKPSLLLGEYGDLGFSSHRECHSSYSDMDDEEEEEHERKRAALRLASGGLRTAGHFLSHLAVSSSSSGSSSSSSSGSISSSSLCSSDNDSSYSSEDEESSTLMLQNCLSSHRGLLQPSEASTSSRQHSFVAKALAVSNTKGPLDEHVSNSKSLKRKDCDSSISKSSREFVKKPRMLPDDISCIPRPKMSTFLAGRQMWRWSGSPTQRRGLKGKAKKLFYKGIVRGKEAVKVGDCAVFLSAGRPNLPYIGKIENFWESWTSSMVVKVKWFYHPEETKQGKRQRDGKHALYQSCHEDENDVQTISHKCQVVSQEEYESLTRNQKPNSTVPDLYYLAGTYDPTTGQLVTAEGVSILC encoded by the exons ATGTTTTTACTTG GCGGTGGATTGATGGGAAATTCCTCCGCCTCCTTCATGGGGACCTTTCTGGCCAGCAGTCTGGGCTCGCCCCCTTCCCACCCGTCTCACCATTCCCGGCCGCCCTCCTCGCCTTCCTCGCCCTCCTTCCGGGGCGGACCCCATTCCAGCGCATCGCAAATCTGGTTCTCCCATTCGCATGAAG CCGCTGCGGGGTATCCTCGATTCTCAGGGAGTCTGGCCCACACTTTTCTTCCTATGAGCCACTTGGATCACCATGCCAACGGTGGAGTTCTCTATGGTCAACACCGTTTCTATGACACCCAAAAAG AGAACTTCTACATTCGAGGTCTCCCGTCACAGCCTCCTCTCATCTCAACTAATCACAGTCTGCCACCGATGTCCAGGGCGGGCTCGGGACTCACCCAGGGGCCTTGCAGCAGAGAAAGAGATCCAGGTGGTGGAGCGAGTCTGCTCAAGGGTCTCAAAGAGGGAGCGGTGGAGAGGGGAGTTGGACCAGTCAAAGACAAGGAGAGGTCGAATAGCAAACAGGAGGCGAAGGAaagacagcagcagcaacatcaacagcagcagcagcagcagcagcagcaacaacagcagcagcagcagcaacagcagcaacagcagcagcagcagcagcagcagcagcagcagcaaccgcAGCACCACAGCCACCAATCTGCCCTGCCCgcacaccaccatcaccaccattcTCACTCCCATCAGCAGCACCCACACTATCCCCACCATCCACTGCCCCTGGAGGAAGTTAACAGCCGGGCCCTGGAAAGGCACAAGGCGTCACTCCCAATGGAATACAGCAAGGACCCACAAATCATGGGCAAGCCATTGAGCGCTTGTTTGCACAATGGTAAGATGCAAAATGGAGAGAGCGCCAATGTGGCTGGGCCCAAGACCTCCATGTCTAGTTGTGGAGGGGAGGGCACACCCTTGGGAACTATTGCAGGTGGAGGTAACGGTCACGGCAGACATATGAGCTCCAGCGGAAACGGCCGCTGCACCAAAGAAGGGATAAGTGGAGAAATGCGAATTAGCGAACAGCCCTCAGACTGCCTAGAAAGGGGGCAGGCGCCGCTTCACCACTCTTTGTCTTACTCTGTAGCCCCACCCTTACAGTTGGGCTCCACTGGAGGGGCGCACACTCACCCACACCCGCACACTCACCCCCATACACATGCACACCCAGGAGGCTTCCACTGCCTTCAGCTTCACCCGAGCCACCCGCACCATCCACACCCTTCCCACCATGCTCACCACCACCCAGAATTCTTCTGTCCACCCGCTCCTGCCCCACTAAGTAATCCCGCCTCACACGATAGGGGGCAAGCAAATGCGGGGCGGGAACCTAAAGTCACGGGGCCTACATTTGTGCCGTCTGTGGCAGACGCAGGGGAGAAACATGGCGGGCCATTCCAGCTCGGGAACCCCGACTGCCAGATTGTAGGCAGTGGAGGGGGGACTACCAAGGACAAAAATATGGTAAAAAATGCAGGTGGTGGACACCACGGTAGTTGGCATagaaaacagcagcagcaacagcaacaacaacaacaacaacaacaacagcagcagcagcagcagcagcagcagcagcagcagcagcagcaacaacagcacACGTACAGAAAAACGGAGAAGGCTCCGGACTGGATGCAGTCGCATCACCACCATCTCCAAGCCTCTCAGCTTCCTCCACCTATCCAGCAACAACCACAACAACAACCTCCACAACCCCAGAAGCAGCACCAGGTTGCCCGCTCACGCAGTGTTGAGTGTGTAAACAGTGCTGTTGACATGGACATGTTCCGATCCTCATTGCCCCAGGGACCCAAAACTGGACACACTGTCCCGCATTCTGTCAACACTTCACCTTATAGAGACTGTTCCCATTCAGGACCCCCAGCAAATTCCTCCGCACTTGGAAACAAAAATATGAGTCAGCATAGCGCTTCTGCCGGGAGCTGCTCCTTACAGAGAGATGGCCAAAAAGTGGCCAGGATTCGCCACCAGcagcacgggcgacctggtcccGATGCTCCGTCTCCGGGTGACCTCAACCAGGGGACGGTGCAggagatgaaaagaaaaattgaGATGTCGGCTTATGGTTACAGTGGCAACGGTGGGCGGcagcaccaccagcagcagcccCCTGTGCCGCAATGGGCCATGAGACCTCCTCACCACATGGCACACAATGAGGAGGACCAGAGAAAGTCCTACATGGAGTTAGGAAGCAGTACTATGCAACAttcgcagcaacagcagcagagaATAAATCCGCCTCCTCAGCCAACGACTGCACCTTCAGTCagtcagcaacagcagcagccacaGCAACAACCTGACAGCCAAGGCTCAACCCGGGGAGAGAGCAGTGCCATGAAAAGCTTACTCAAGTATAGCAACCAGCAGCAGCCACAGCTCCTTTCTCAGAAAACCCCCTTCGGTGGTCTCGGGAGCCTGAAATCGGGGCCTGCGGGGGGGAGCTGCGCCCTTCAGATTAACAAACAGACGCTTCCATCAAGGAAGGGCCCAGTCAGCGACAACGAGCGTCCCGATTACAGTGGACGACATCGGGACATCGGTGAAGCGGGCCACGGGGACGGCGAGGTGCGGCAACCGCCGGTTGGTATCGCGGTCGCCGTGGCAAGACAAAGGGAACCGTCGTGTCATTCGTCAGACGGCCATTCCGGCAGCAGACATGGCAGAGTGCAGCCCACCGTGAAAG GACCAGCCCACACCATGTATCCCTCAGATCCGACTACGGAGCAGGAGAGAAAAATGATGAGCGGGGAACAGATAGGTCTGACGTGTTTGGACAGGGATCGAGACGCATATCTCAG AGATAATAAGGAAAGGGTGGAGTTTTCCAGGATTCATCCCTCCAACAGCTGCCACGGGGACCTCACGTCTCATCTCATGGTCCCAGGCGGGACTTCCCTCCAATCTGGCCAATTAGCAGACCCTGCTGCACATTCTGCTCACCACCATTGGATGCCAAGAACTGGAAGCCCATCCCTTTGGATGACAGGACACTCTTATG CAGGTATAGGTCATACCGCCCTGCACCAGAATCTTCCCCCTGGTTTCTCCGCAGCCATGCCAGGCCCTCTGCAACCGGTCCTGCCTCTGCCTCAGGATCCCTCTGCTCAGTTGGTGGTCCTACCCACGGATGCCCCTACTCATCCGGCACCCCACCACCTCG ATGTAATGGAACAGCAAGGACTTTGGCCCCCAGTGTACGGCGCCCGGGGCCCAGCCTCCCACATGCAGCATCCCACAGTATACTCTCGATCCCAGTTTCTACGGCAACAGGAGCTTTACGCTCTCCAGCAGCATCAACAGCTTCAGCATCAGCACCAAAGCCACCAGTCGCAGCAAGCACACGCGCAGCATCATcaaccacagcagcagcagcagcagcagcagcagcaacacaaaGCTGTGCACGGCATGGACATGCAACACCAAGCCCCTCATAATCCTCAG ATGCAGAAAAGGGGCGTTGAACCCTCTGTTGACCTAGAGGAACTTCTCCCAAAACCAAGGACATCAAAACCGTCCAAGCCCTACTCCTATAACCCTCCCCAAAGGAACACCTCCCCTGCTGGAGCCTGCACTGCTCTCTTGTCCCCTTGCTGCCAGTCCCCTTCAATGCACCCGCACTCAAAAAGCACTCCCTCAACACCGTGCCGGGCTCCCAGCCCAGCTGTTACGGCCCCTCACTCACCTACCATGAGTCCGGCCCCATCCCAGATGCCTAAGGAGGCCGATCCCCAGGTTAAGCGAGGGGAGGGCCAGCCCCCACAAAATTATCCAGAATCTTTGGAGCCTG ACTTGCCTCCTGGATACACATACTCTGCCGTCACGATTGGCTACAGGAACGGGCCTTCTCCCCAGAACATTCAGCTTGCAGAACCAGCCGACCTGGAAGCAATCCAATCTGAGCCTTCCGAGCATGCCCCGCAGACTCTTTCTAGCCTTGGGGAGGGGCTTGACTGCCAAGCGGTGGTCAGGCCTCTCTCTGAGCCACTTGAACCTAAGGAAGTGGATCAGGGAGATGAGGGGGGCATCCTTGAGCGAGTCCTGGACcaaagagaggaggtggaggccGCAGCGGTCACAGTAGCCAACTATGTATCAAGGGAGAACGAGGCGGAGACGCAGGGGGCTTCCGAGGAAGAGGTGCTCGTCTGCCCCCCTGCTGACAGCCCGCTGTGCGAGGCTGCTTCCTGTCCAGTGGTGCCCCTGTGCACGGATCAAGCAGAAAGACCAGAGACTGTCATCACCTTGGAGGACGATGAGCCTATGGGTGAGGAGAGCCAGGTGGAGCCTGCTATGTCAGAAGAGCACACACCCGGCCCGGGCACCATCGTGGAGCTTGACGCTACGACCCCGGCAGCCCCGCTGGAGCAATGCGTGGAAGAAGTCAAGGACTGCAAGCAGAAGCagcaagggaacatgctggtggctGACAAGGCCCCATTGGAGATGGCATGTCTTTCCCCTGCAGCGGCGTCCGTCCCCAGCCCAAGCCAGGCGACGTCTGCTGAATCCCACAAACCTCTTGTGCCGTGCTACTGGAGCCTTGAGCTGCTCATCGCTGCTGCTTTCTGCACAGACGTCCCCCCGTTCCCCTTGCTTCCTTTCAACTCTACACCGGCGGTCCCGTCACAGAGCAACCCCTGCCAGGGAATGGAGCTGCTCAGTGAGGTGGCCGACCTGGAGCTACAACAGAAGAGGCACCGCAGTGGGGAAAGCAGAG AGGAGGAGTTGTTGATGTTTGACCTCCACAGCCTGGCAACTCTAGCGACAGCCCGATTACTGGAGACGAGTCCACAGGCAGGCAACGCTACGTGTTCGGGTCGACAGTTCCCAGTTCGCAAGACCTTCAACTTGCGAAGAAAATGTAGCTGGACGCCACGCAATGAACCA GTGTGCCAAACCAAAGGCAGCATGGAAACGATGGACGGTCCCGAGCTTGAGATGCGTGTCAAGTTGGCCGAGCTTCAACGTCactataaagagaagcagagggaGCTGGCCAAACTCCAGAGGAAACACGATCATCA AAAAGAGGAAACGCCACGTAGCCCAGCACGAAGAGGACCGGGACGACCCAGGAAGAAGAAGCCCATCCTCACAACGAGCTCAGTGTCATCTGAGGGCCAAAGAAAAGTCAA GCCGATGGTGACGGGGCATTCCCTGACGCCTGAGGAGCTCGGAGGGGGAGGAGACAGCCAGAGAAGGAAGAAGAGGCTGTCTTGTCGAGCCTTTGAACAACTTGGAAGCACACAG CAGATAAAAGCGCAAGGTTGCAAAAAAGGTGGTCCTCAAAGTGTTCTGGGCACCAAGTTGGCTGCCGATGTGGCACAGCTCAAACAGAAGAGCCAGGCGAAAAAGAGTCTCTCAGGGATGCGCTACAGGGACAAGGAGGTTTCACCGTGCAACTCAAAGCATGGACACCGAAGCCAGGGCAACAGACGAGAGTCTGGGGGACACAGCGACACAG CAGCAAGTGTGGACAGTTGTCCTCAGGAGAGCTGGGCTGGGGAAGGGCACCGCGGATCTAAAAAAGAGACACATGGTTCTGCTCATCATAGTAAGACCAGAGTGAGGGTTCACCGTGGACAAAGACGGGAGTCACTGGGAGACAGTTCGAATCCTGAAAGTGACTCCTCGGAACAAG gagaggaagaggaggaaggcagTAATGATAGTGATGAAGGTCAAGACCTAAGAGCACAACCGCCAAGAGATGTGACTTCTTGCTCTTCTGTGACCGGTCCAAGTCCTTCGTCCATTGTAAAACTGGAGGCCAATCAGAAAGCCAGGAACAAAAAACAGAGACAGGAGCTTTATG GCTCCCATACTCTTTCTGGCGCGGAAGGTGAGGTCAAAGTACGAAAGAAGAACCCCGGTAGACTGAGCCCGGCCAGTGCGGTCAAAACCCGCTTTGAGGACCACAACGCAAGGGGGGTTGGCGGACCGCGAGCACCTAGGCCCAAGGAGCCTCGGTGGGGAAGCCACAGCAACCGGGGCAACCGTTTCCGACGTAGCATGGGGCTGCCAACGTTTCCGACAACGAACGAGAGGTTAAAGAGGGCCACGCGGAAAAGTACCATCTTGAGAGGAACAATTAAG CGGAGAAATAGCTGGGCCCCGGTGCCAAAGACTGAGGACGGAAGCAGAGGCAGAAGAGCCAAAGAGCACCAG GCAAAAGGCCGAGCAGTCAGTCGACTGTTGGAAAGCTTTGCGGCCGATGAGGGCTTTCAGATGAATAGCAGCAGCTTCTCAGATGAAGACGACGATGAGGACAACAGTGATTCGGGCAAAAAGAACCCCGAAGGTAAACCAAATTACAAACCACATCATGTGGCAATTTTGAAGGGATGCGAAATTATTAATTGGGGTGTTTTGCGTTTTTCAGTTGCAGTTCCTAATTGTGTCTTGACCAAAGAACTCTTAACGGACGGACTGAAGATTCTGgtctcaaaggaagatgagcttCTTTATGCTGCCAGGATCCACACTATGGATTTCCCAGATAT ATTTAGTGTCACAATTGACGGGGAAAGGGGAAACCGGGCAAAGATCTATTCATTGGAGCAACTGCTTCGGGAAGCT GTCCTTGATGTACGCCCCGAGTCAGAAGCTATGCTAGGTGAAGGAACCAGGGTGTGCGCTTACTGGAGTGAACGTTCACGCTGCTTGTACCCAGGCTATGTTCGCAGAG GGATTTCAACCGATGAGGCGAGGCCAGGAGTAATGGTAGAGTTTGACGACGGGGACCGAGGGAAGATTTCTGTACCAAACATCCGCCTCCTACCACCGGGATATCAAATACACT GTGAGGAGACATCTCCTGCTGCGTATGGACCCAGCTTGAGTCAGGTCAAGAAAAGCTCCAGTTTCAATAATACAGTCAATGACAGATTCAACACTGTCAGTATGGTCAAAAGCAACCAACCGCTAACTCTCCCAAAAAGAAGACcag GGAGACCAAAGGGATctgggaaaaaacaaaagcaacagcTGGCTGAAAATGCCAATAAAAATTCTTCCCTCTTTGTGGCATGGCCTTCATTGACGAGCACCAGGAAGAGGACGTTCCACAATCTATTTCAGCTCAATGGGACACCGAGAAAGGCCTTGAGATTGAGGGAGGATGACTCATTTGCCTTGACTCCCATCCAACCGCTTGCCTCCACCCAATCCAAAGGGCTTTTCAGCAGTAGCTCCTTTGAGGTGGACTCCTTTAGTAGCATTGCAAATGGCTACTCCTCTTTCTGTACCAAGTCCACAGGATCACGTCCAGATTCATCTGTCGGTCCAAAAAGTGGAATTTACGGACAGAAACGCAGACAAGACGAATTGGTTGCACCCAGGGTGAAGAAGTCTAGTCAGGAGTTTCTGGTCAAATTAGATCACGAAGGAGTAACTTCCCCAAAGACCAAGAACAGCAAGGCTCTGCTGCTGCGAGGCGGCTCTTCCAGTCTGAGTGGAATGCCCAAGACGGAGGGTTACTCACATCCGGTCCTTCTTGTTAAAGACAACAAAAAGGGTGATAACTCGAGGGTAGAACTTCTCCTGAAAGGAACCACGCCCCAAAGAAAGCCTTCATTGCTTCTAGGAGAATATGGAGACTTGGGCTTCAGTTCGCACCGAGAGTGTCATAGCTCCTACTCTGATatggatgatgaagaggaggaagagcatgAGAGGAAAAGGGCTGCACTTAGATTAGCTTCAGGGGGTCTAAGGACAGCTGGACATTTCCTCTCTCATCTTGCAGtttcatcctcatcttctggTTCATCCAGCTCCTCTTCATCAGGCTCAATATCAAGCTCCAGCTTATGTTCCTCTGACAACGACTCGTCCTACAGCTCAGAGGATGAGGAAAGTTCGACACTAATGCTACAGAACTGCCTGTCTTCTCACCGAGGACTCCTCCAACCCAGTGAAGCCTCCACGTCCTCACGGCAACATTCGTTTGTGGCCAAAGCCTTGGCTGTTTCCAATACCAAAGGACCGCTTGATGAACACGTCTCCAACAGTAAATCTCTTAAGAGGAAAGACTGCGACAGTTCCATTTCTAAGTCATCGAGAGAATTTGTCAAGAAACCGAGAATGCTACCAGATGACATTTCATGTATACCGAGGCCCAAGATGTCCACATTCCTTGCGGGACGCCAGATGTGGAGATGGTCTGGCAGCCCTACACAG AGGCGGGGCCTAAAAGGTAAGGCCAAGAAGCTTTTCTACAAGGGCATCGTGAGAGGAAAGGAAGCAGTGAAAGTGGGAGACTGTGCCGTGTTCCTCTCAGCTGGGCGCCCCAACCTACCATACATTGGTAAAATTGAAAACTTCTGGGAGTCTTGGACATCTAGCATGGTGGTCAAAGTTAAGTGGTTCTACCACCCTGAAGAGACCAAACAAGGAAAAAGGCAGCGAGACGGCAAG CATGCCCTGTACCAGTCATGTCATGAGGATGAAAATGATGTCCAGACAATCTCTCATAAGTGCCAGGTCGTGAGTCAAGAGGAATATGAGAGTCTGACACGCAATCAGAAGCCGAACAGTACCGTGCCAGATTTGTATTACCTGGCCGGGACTTATGACCCCACCACTGGTCAGCTGGTCACTGCTGAAGGGGTTTCGATCTTGTGCTGA